The following are encoded together in the Coregonus clupeaformis isolate EN_2021a unplaced genomic scaffold, ASM2061545v1 scaf1581, whole genome shotgun sequence genome:
- the LOC123487269 gene encoding CD276 antigen-like, whose translation MACGLVSMTLRGLVSVVILLWTVTSTDGGDIHVTCLFSEDCVLACSFQPGSEEVIHWLKPEDKDLNVHSYYYSTDQLKQQSQRYRGRTALFNDQIPKGNASLLLRGLTLQDQGRYKCYTSTIKGNKESFINMAVEAPVRLVDIQLSDDIITCSSTDIYPEPKLTWSTDPPSDLSFDPGTIQNSTSTKVDDRGLYDITSTKQFIRG comes from the exons ATGGCCTGTGGACTGGTTTCCATGACATTAAGGGGTCTGGTGTCGGTGGTGATTCTGCTGTGGACTGTCACATCCACAGATGGGGGAG ACATCCATGTAACCTGTCTGTTCTCAGAGGATTGTGTCCTGGCCTGCAGCTTCCAGCCTGGCAGTGAGGAAGTCATCCACTGGCTGAAACCAGAAGACAAGGACCTGAATGTCCACTCCTACTACTACAGTACAGATCAGCTCAAACAGCAGAGCCAGCGTTACAGAGGGAGAACAGCCCTGTTCAATGACCAGATCCCCAAAGGAAACGCTTCACTACTGCTGAGAGGACtcacactccaggaccagggcagATACAAGTGTTACACCAGCACTATTAAAGGCAACAAGGAGTCCTTCATTAACATGGCAGTGGAGG CTCCAGTCCGCTTGGTGGACATACAGTTATCAGATGACATCATCACCTGCAGTTCCACAGATATCTACCCTGAGCCTAAACTCACCTGGTCCACTGACCCCCCCTCTGACCTTTCATTTGACCCTGGAACCATCCAGAACTCCACCAGCACCAAGGTGGATGACCGGGGCCTCTATGACATCACCAGCACAAAACAGTTTATCAGAGGC